In Dyadobacter sp. NIV53, a single window of DNA contains:
- a CDS encoding ABC transporter ATP-binding protein, whose amino-acid sequence MNLLQAKGIKRTYGSLQVLKGIDLEVKKGEVVAIVGPSGAGKSTFLHILGTLDRPEEGQVFIENINVFTQKDKDLAKFRNEKIGFIFQFHNLLAEFTALENACMPGYIGGMNEKDILSRGKELLDLLGLSHRFDHLPSQLSGGEQQRVAVARALLNKPAIVLADEPSGNLDSHNALDLHQLFFKLRDEFGQTFVIVTHNEELAEMADRRLVMQDGLMLP is encoded by the coding sequence ATGAATTTACTTCAGGCAAAAGGAATAAAGCGTACTTACGGTTCATTACAAGTTCTGAAAGGAATTGACTTAGAAGTAAAAAAAGGAGAGGTTGTTGCGATTGTCGGGCCTTCGGGAGCAGGTAAAAGTACTTTTCTTCATATTCTGGGAACACTCGACCGGCCAGAGGAAGGCCAGGTATTTATTGAAAACATCAATGTATTTACTCAAAAGGATAAAGATCTGGCTAAATTCAGAAATGAAAAAATCGGGTTTATATTCCAGTTCCATAATTTACTGGCAGAATTTACCGCATTAGAAAATGCCTGTATGCCCGGATATATTGGAGGAATGAACGAAAAAGATATACTTAGCAGAGGAAAAGAACTTTTGGATTTGCTTGGATTATCACATCGTTTTGATCATCTTCCATCTCAGCTTTCAGGTGGTGAACAGCAACGGGTTGCAGTAGCCCGTGCATTATTGAACAAGCCGGCTATTGTTCTGGCAGACGAACCGAGTGGTAATCTGGATTCGCATAATGCATTGGATCTGCATCAGCTTTTTTTCAAGCTTAGAGATGAATTCGGACAAACTTTTGTAATTGTAACACATAACGAAGAACTCGCAGAAATGGCTGACAGGCGCCTTGTTATGCAGGATGGACTTATGTTACCATAG